The Streptococcus oralis DNA window GGGGAGCGCCACCATACCTTCCGTATTTTGAGGGCAGTCAAAAACCGTTTTGGTTCCACTAATGAGATTGGCATCTTTGAGATGCAGTTGGGTGGATTGGTTGAGGTCCTCAATCCGAGTCAAGTTTTCCTAGAAGAGCGTTTGGATGGAGCGACTGGCTCATCAATCGTTGTGACCATGGAAGGGACCCGTCCGATTTTGGCGGAGGTTCAGGCTTTGGTAACACCAACCATGTTTGGAAATGCTAAACGTACGACGACTGGACTTGATTTCAATCGTGCGAGTCTGATTATGGCTGTTTTGGAAAAACGAGCAGGGCTTCTTTTGCAAAACCAGGATGCCTATCTCAAATCTGCTGGTGGTGTGAAATTGGATGAGCCTGCCATTGACTTAGCCGTTGCAGTGGCTATTGCCTCTAGTTACAAGGACAAGACTACCAATCCTCAGGAATGTTTTGTGGGTGAACTGGGCTTGACCGGAGAAATTCGGCGCGTGAATCGTATCGAACAACGCATCAATGAAGCGGCAAAACTGGGCTTTACCAAGATTTATGTACCCAAGAATTCCTTGACAGGAATCACTCCACCCAAGGAAATTGAAGTCATTGGTGTGACAACGATTCAAGAAGTTTTGAAAAAGGTCTTTGCATAATCCGTGACAAATCCTCTTAAAAATGATAAGATAGGAGAAATATTTGATTATCAAATTTTTGAGGAGGGAATCGTGTCGTATTTTGAACAGTTTATGAAAGCTAATCAGGCTTATGTTGCCCTACATGGGCAGTTAAATTTGCCACTTAAACCCAAAACCAGAGTAGCGATCGTGACCTGCATGGACTCGCGTCTACACGTTGCCCATGCTCTTGGTTTGGCCCTTGGGGATGCTCATATCTTGCGGAATGCGGGTGGTCGAGTAACTGAGGATATGATTCGTTCACTGGTGATTTCCCAGCAACAAATGGGGACAAGAGAAATCGTGGTTCTTCACCATACAGACTGTGGAGCTCAAACCTTTCAAAATGAAAGTTTTCATGAACATTTGAAACACGAGCTCGGAGTTGATGTATCTGATCAAGATTTTTTACCATTCCAGGATGTTGAAGAGAGTGTGAGAGAGGATATGCAATTGCTTAGAGAGTCTCCACTGATTCCTGATGATGTGGTTATTTCAGGTGCTGTCTATGATGTGGATACAGGAAGTATGAGAGAAGTATACTAACTTTGTCTCGAAAAAATCTCATCCTAGCATAAAATCGATTGTTAAAATGTAGAATTTTTAGTTTTAATATAGCTAATATAAAATAGCATAAAACAAGGGTATAAATGTTTACTCTTGTTTTATTTTTGATTGAAAAATAAAGGAAAAAGCGCTACAATGGTAGATGGAAAATGTTGTGTAAAAACAAGTGATACATAAATACCGGAGGAAATCATGTCTTTTTCTGATTTAAAGCTGTTTGCCCTTTCTTCTAATAGAGAATTGGCAGAACGTGTGGCGCAAGAAATTGGGATAGAGTTGGGGAAATCGACTGTTCGCCAATTTTCAGATGGGGAGATTCAGGTCAACATTGAAGAATCAATCCGTGGAAAACACGTCTTTATCCTACAATCAACGAGTTCACCTGTAAATGATAATTTACTTGAAATTTTGATTATGGTGGACGCATTGAAGCGCGCCAGTGCAGAATCTGTCAATGTTGTTATGCCTTACTATGGTTATGCACGTCAGGATAGAAAAGCGCGCGCGCGTGAGCCAATCACAGCAAAACTCGTTGCAAACATGCTAGAAGTTGCTGGGGTAGATCGTTTGTTGACGATTGATTTGCACGCTGCACAGATTCAGGGATTCTTTGATATTCCAGTAGATCACTTGATGGGTGCTCCATTGATTGCGGACTATTTTGAACGTCGTGGCATGGTTGGTTCTGACTACGTGGTTGTCAGCCCAGACCATGGTGGAGTGACTCGTGCTCGTAAATTGGCAGAGTTTTTGAAAACTCCGATTGCGATTATTGACAAACGCCGTAGTGTAGATAAGATGAATACCAGTGAAGTGATGAACATCATTGGTAAGGTAGAAGGTAAGACTTGTATCTTGATTGATGATATGATCGATACAGCTGGAACTATTTGTCATGCGGCGGATGCTCTTGCTGAAGCAGGTGCTGTTGAAGTTTACGCAAGCTGTACGCACCCAGTACTTTCTGGTCCTGCTATGGATAATATCCAAAAATCAGCTATTAAGAAATTGGTTGTTTTGGATACGATCTACCTACCAGAAGAGCGTTTGATTGATAAGATTGAACAAATTTCGATTGCTCATCTTCTGGGCGATGCTATTATCCGTATTCACGAAAAACGTCCTCTTTCTCCCCTATTTTGTATTGAGAAAAAGATTTAATCTTTCACTTGAAGTAGACAGAACTCCTAGCAGGTTTCTTTTCTTGCTAGGAGATTTTTATAGTCAAAATCTGCAAGCCTTTTCAAAATATGCTATACTGAGAAAAAAGGAGGATTTCTATGAGCCAAGAATTTATCAATCCAAGTGATGGTGTGATCCGTCAGTATCTGGAGACCAGTAAAACGTTAGCGGTAGTGGGTTTGTCCGATCGTGAGGAAACAACTAGTAATCGAGTGACCAAGGAAATGCAAGCTCGGGGCTATAAAATCATTCCAGTTAATCCCAAGGCTGCAGGTGGCGAAATCTTGGGAGAAAAGGCCTATGCTAGTCTAGCTGAGATTCCTTTTCCTGTGGATATTGTCAATGTATACCGACGTAGCGAGTTTTTACCAGATGTGGCGCGTGATTTTCTCAAGGCTGATGCCAAGATTTTTTGGGCACAACTAGGTCTAGAAAGTCTAGAAGCGGAAGAAATCTTGCGTGCTGGAGGATGCGACGACATCGTGATGAATCGCTGTATCAAGAGAGAACACACACGCTTAATTCTTGAACAATAAAAGGTAGCCATGGGCTACCTTTTGTCTTAGAAAATACCAGTCAATGCCTGCATGCCTAGGCTGGTTAAGATGATGGCAATCCAGCAAAGGCCTCCAAGAAGAATGGACTTACCGCTGGATTTGATCAATCCAATGAGATTGGTTTTGAGACCGATGGCGCTCATGGCCATGACGATAAGGAATTTGGAGAGTTGCTTAAGAGGGGTAAAGATACTACCGGACACACCGAGAGAGGTAAGGAGAGTCGTTAAGAGAGAAGCCAGGATAAAGTAAAGGATAAAAAGTGGGAAGACTTTTTTCAGTTGTACGTCTTGTTTATTTTCTTGCTGGCGACTTTGCCAGTAGGAGAGAAAGAGCGTAATGGGGATAATAGCTAGAGTTCGTGTGAGTTTAACAATAGTTGCAGACTCAAGGGTATTGGTCTGATAAAGACTGTCCCAGGAGCTGGCGGTAGCCGTTACAGAGGAAGTGTCATTGACCGCAGTTCCTGCAAAGAGGGCGAAGCCATCATTGGATAGATGAAGCCAGGTTCCTAGAGTTGGAAAGATGAGCGCAGCCAAGACATTGAAGAAAAAGATAACGGAAATTGCTTGGGCAACTTCCTTTTCTTTCGCGTGGATAACGGGTGCTGTCGCCGCAATGGCAGAGCCACCACAAATAGAAGAACCCACTCCAATCAAGGTAGCTAGTTTTGTATCCAGTGAAAAGAATCGCTGGAAGAGGTAGGCAACAATCAAGGCTATTGAAATGGTGGAGAGGATAACAGGGAGCGAAGATTGCCCAACCGCGAAGACTTGCGAGATATTGAGACCAAAACCAAGCAAAATAACGGCATATTGGAGCAATTTCTTAGAACTAAAGGCTAATCCAGCATCCAATTGTTTGTAGGAAGAGAGAAAAGGATGGAGGAGCATCCCCACAAAAATCGCAAAGACAGGTGCTCCCACGACAGGAAAGAAACCTCCTAGGTACCAAGATATGATAGAAATGAGAAGGCAGGTCAAGATTCCTGCTCCATTTTTTGATAAAAATGACATATAAACCTCCGAAATAAGCACTTATTATTATAGTCCTGTCGAGAAGAAAAGTAAAATAGAAAGTGAAAAATGCAGGTTTCAGATGGATTTTGCGGTCAGGGAGCTTTTGTAGTATAATAGTACTATGTTCTGTAAGCAAGGGGGATATCTATGGACTTAACCAAGCGCTTTAATAAACAGTTAGACAAGATTCAAGTTTCGTTGATTCGCCAGTTTGACCAGGCTATTTCAGAGATTCCTGGGGTCTTGCGTTTGACCTTGGGGGAACCTGATTTTACAACACCAGATCATATCAAGGAGGCAGCCAAGCGAGCCATTGACCAGAACCAATCCTACTATACTGGGATGAGTGGTCTGCTGACTCTACGTCAGGCGGCTAGTGACTTTGTTAAGGAAAAATACCAACTGGACTATGCTCCTGAAAATGAAATCTTGGTTACAATTGGGGCGACAGAGGCTTTATCTGCTACTTTGACAGCTATTTTGGAAGAGGGCGACAAGGTGCTCTTGCCAGCTCCTGCCTATCCAGGATATGAGCCGATTGTCAATCTAGTTGGGGCAGAGATTGTCGAGATTGATACAACTGAAAATGGTTTTGTCTTGACTCCTGAGATGTTGGAGAAGGCCATTTTGGAACAAGGGGACAAGCTCAAAGCGGTTATTCTTAATTATCCAGCCAATCCGACAGGAATTACCTATAGTCGGGAGCAGTTGGAAGATTTAGCTGCTGTTTTACGTAAATACGAGATTTTTGTTGTCTGTGATGAGGTTTACTCAGAATTAACCTATACAGGCGAAGCCCATGTATCTCTGGGAACTATGCTGAGAGACCAGGCTATTATTATCAATGGCTTGTCTAAATCGCATGCTATGACAGGTTGGCGTTTAGGCTTTATCTTTGCTCCTGCAGCTTTCACAGCTCAGTTAATCAAGAGTCACCAATATTTGGTTACTGCCGCAAACACTATGGCTCAACATGCTGCGGTGGAGGCTTTGACCGCTGGTAAAAACGACGCAGAGCCTATGAAGAAGGAATACATCGAGCGTCGAGATTATATCATCGAAAAGATGACTGCTCTTGGTTTTGAGATTATCAAACCAGACGGTGCCTTCTATATCTTTGCTAAGATTCCAACAGGTTACAATCAAGACTCCTTTGCTTTTCTGAAGGATTTTGCCCAGAAGAAGGCCGTTGCCTTTATTCCTGGTGCCGCCTTTGGGCGTTACGGAGAAGGCTATGTGCGTCTGTCTTATGCAGCCAGCATGGAAACAATCAGAGAGGCCATGAAACGACTTGAGGAGTATATGAGAGAAGCATGATTCAGTCTATCACGAGTCAAGGCTTGGTGCTCTACAATCGTAACTTTCGTGAGGATGACAAGCTAGTCAAGATCTTTACCGAGCAAGCGGGCAAGCGCATGTTTTTCGTCAAACACGCTGGCCAGTCCAAACTAGCTCCTGTTATTCAGCCCTTGGTGTTGGCACGATTTCTCTTGCGTATCAATGATGATGGGCTTAGCTACATTGAGGACTATCACGAGGTGATGACCTTTCCCAAGATTAATAGTGATCTCTTTGTCATGGCCTATGCAACCTATGTGGCTGCTCTTGCAGATGCTAGTTTGCAGGATAATCAGCAGGATGCTCCCTTGTTTGCTTTTTTGCAAAAGACTTTGGAGTTGATGGAAGCAGGCATAGATTATCAGGTTTTGACCAATATTTTTGAAATTCAAATCTTGACTCGATTTGGGATCAGCCTTAATTTTAATGAGTGTGTCTTTTGCCATCGGGTGGGTCAGGCCTTTGACTTTTCTTTTAAATATGGAGCCTGCCTTTGCCCAGAGCATTATCATGAAGACGAGAAACGTTGCCATCTGAATCCCAATATCCCTTATCTGCTCAATCAATTTCAAGCCATTGATTTTGAAACCTTGGAGACCATTTCGCTTAAGGCCGAAATCAAGCAAGAGCTACGCCAATTTATGGATCAACTCTACGAAGAGTATGTTGGGATTCACCTAAAATCAAAGAAATTTATTGATTCCCTAGCAGACTGGGGACAATTACTAAAAGAGGAAGACAAATGAAAAAAATCGCAGTAGATGCTATGGGGGGCGATTACGCACCTCAAGCCATCGTTGAGGGTGTCAATCAAGCCCTTGCTGACTTTTCAGATATTGAGATTCAACTCTATGGAGATGAAAGCAAGATCAAGCAATATCTAACAGCGACAGAGCGCGTTAGCATCATCCATACGGATGAGAAAATTAACTCAGACGATGAGCCGACAAAAGCTATCCGTAAGAAGAAAAATGCCAGCATGGTATTAGCAGCCAAGGCAGTCAAGGAGGGAGAAGCAGACGCTGTCCTCTCAGCTGGGAACACAGGTGCCTTGTTGGCTGCAGGATTCTTCATTGTGGGTCGTATCAAGAACATCGATCGTCCAGGACTCATGTCTACCTTGCCGACCATTGATGGAAAAGGCTTTGACATGCTAGACCTTGGAGCCAATGCGGAAAATACAGCCCATCATCTGCACCAATACGCTGTCCTAGGTTCCTTCTATGCGAAAAATGTTCGTGGGATTTCGAAACCACGTGTTGGTTTGCTCAACAATGGAACAGAAAGCAGCAAGGGAGATCCGCTTCGAAAGGAAACATACGACTTGTTAGTAGCTGATGAAAGTTTGAACTTTGTCGGAAACGTGGAAGCGCGTGATCTGATGAATGGCGTTGCGGATGTTGTCGTAACAGATGGTTTCACGGGAAACGCTGTTCTAAAATCCATCGAAGGTACAGCTTTGGGAATCATGGGCTTACTTAAAAATGCTATTACGGGTGGTGGCCTTCGAGCGAAGCTAGGTGCTCTACTTCTTAAGGATAGTCTTAGGGGGTTGAAGACACAGCTTAACTATTCAGATGTTGGAGGAGCAGTTTTGTTTGGTGTCAAGGCGCCAGTTGTAAAAACTCATGGCTCAAGTGATGCCAAGGCTGTGTACAGTACGATTCGTCAGATTCGTACCATGCTAGAAACAGACGTAGTTGCTCAAACTGCGCGTGAATTTTCAGGAGAATAAAAAAGATGACAGAAAAAGAAATTTTTGACCGTATTGTAACCATTATCCAAGAGCGACAGGGAGAAGACTTTGCCGTAACAGAGGCCTTAAGTTTGAAAGACGATCTAGATGCCGACTCAGTGGATTTGATGGAGTTTGTCTTGACACTAGAAGATGAATTTGGTATCGAAATCACTGATGAGGAAATCGATCAACTTCAAAGTGTAGCGGATGTAGTAGCGATTATTAAAGATAAAAAATAGCTAAAAACAACATGCAAGTCATGTTGTTTTTTGTTTGCAGAAAAAAGAGAAACTTTGGGTAGAAATTGCGAATAAAGAGATGAGAAAGAAAAAGGAGGAACGTTTATGTATGTGACCGGTTTTTATCCGTGGTTTATTAAGTGGTTTTTAAAATAAAAATGAATGAATTGTTCATTTTCGAATTGTTTTTCGAATAGATAGGTAAGGAAAAAGGGAAGGAGAGAAGAAAATGATTTCAGTAATTTATCCAATCTGGCTATTTAAGTGGCTTAGAGGTTAAGGATTAAATATATAAAAAAATAAGGAGAGAACAAATGACAAATTTTGACAACATGGAACAGAACTTTGTAGCTCTTACAGAAGAAGAGTTGACGGATGTGAATGGGGGGATTGCTTGGGAGATGGTCTCTGTAGGTATTGCAATTGGTTGGGGAATTTACCAAGTTGGCGAAGCTGCTGGTAAAACATTCTATTATATTACTCATCCATAATTTTTGATAAATATGAGCAAAAAAACATTTTGGATTATACTATTCGTTATTACAATAGTAGTAACTGCTATTGGTTTAGGATTATCTGCATATAATTATTTTGTTTTTAACAGACCTTTTTTTAATAGTACTACTAAAGGACTGCTATCTGCGTTTTTCTTGAGTGTATTAATGATTATTGTGGGTATGTTGAAAGAACATTAATTTTTATTAGTAAAATGAAGGAGGAATTATGTTAAATTTACAAACGTTGGAACAAAACTATCCAACTTTAAACGATCTTGAACTACAAGAAGTAGATGGTGGGGGAGTGCTACTTTTCGTTGGTGGAGGAATTGTTTCTCTCGGACTCCTAGCTTGGGGTGCCTATAATGGTTATCAGTCAGCAGCGAGAGGTGGCTAATATAAACAAAATAAATCTACCTACGTGGTTTGAATGTTTTGACATACCTAGGATTCCATCATCCTTGATGACATTTATCTTACTTTATAGAAATATCATTTCAGAATAGTTTATTTCTGGACATTCATTTTTTAACGGTTACTTTAAGCAGGCAGAACTTTTGTTCTGCTTTTTTACATTTAAATGATAGTTTATGCTTTTTAAAGTGCGTTTTAGGCGCGAAAATGGTTTATTTGGGAATATTCTCCTGTTTTTATCCTTATTTGGTTAAAATAATCTTACAAATTTTTAAAGAGATTGTTAGAAAAAGGAGAAGATATGAAATTTAGGAAAAGGCACTATCGTCCCCAGGTGGATCAGATGGATTGTGGCGTGGCTTCCTTGGCTATGGTCTTTGGCTACTACGGTAGTTATTACTCCTTGGCTCATCTACGAGAGTTAGCCAAGACGACCATGGATGGGACGACCGCTTTGGGACTTGTAAAGGTGGCAGAGGAGATTGGGTTTGAGACGCGGGCTATCAAGGCGGATATGACGCTCTTTGATCTGCCAGATTTGACCTTTCCTTTTGTGGCTCATGTGCTCAAGGAAGGAAAGTTGCTCCACTACTATGTGGTGATAGGTCAGGATAAAAAGCACATTCATATCGCTGATCCGGATCCTGGTGTCAAGCTGACCAAGATTTCCCGTGAGCGTTTTGCGCAAGAGTGGACAGGGGTCAGTATTTTTATGGCGCCATCTCCGGGCTATAAACCTCATAAGGAGAAGAAACAGGGTCTCCTATCCTTCTTGCCGATTTTATTCAAACAGCGTGGCTTAGTTACCAATATCGTCCTAGCGACACTCTTGGTAACCTTGATCAATATCGTGGGCTCCTACTATCTTCAGTCCATCATTGATAGTTACGTGCCAGATCAGATGCGCTCGACGCTGGGTATTATCTCTATTGGGCTGGTCATCGTCTATATCCTCCAGCAGATTTTGTCCTACGCGCAGGAATATCTCCTACTAATCCTTGGGCAGCGCTTGTCCATCGATGTGATTTTGTCCTACATCAAGCATGTTTTTCACCTGCCGATGTCCTTTTTCGCGACACGCAGGACAGGAGAAATCGTATCTCGTTTTACAGATGCCAACAGTATCATCGATGCGTTGGCGTCGACCATTCTGTCGATTTTCCTAGATGTGTCGACGATTTTGATTATCTCGCTGGTCTTGTTTTCACAAAATATGACACTCTTTTTCATTAGTCTGCTTGCGCTTCCCATCTATACAGTGATTATCTTTGCCTTTATGAAGCCTTTTGAAAAGATGAATCGGGATACCATGGAAGCTAATGCGGTTCTGTCTTCTTCTATCATCGAGGACATCAACGGTATTGAGACCATTAAGTCTTTGACCAGTGAAAGTTCACGCTATCAAAAGATTGATAAGGAATTTGTGGCTTATCTGAAAAAATCCTTTACCTACAGTCGGGCAGAAAGCCAGCAAAAGGCTCTGAAAAAAGTTGCCCAGCTCCTGCTCAATGTTGCCGTTCTCTGGTTGGGAGCTATTCTTGTCATGGATGGGAAAATGAGTTTGGGTCAGCTGATTACTTATAACACCCTGCTTGTTTACTTTACCAATCCTTTGGAAAATATCATTAACCTACAAACCAAACTTCAGACAGCGCAGGTTGCCAATAATCGCTTAAATGAGGTTTATCTAGTAGCTTCGGAGTTTGAGGAGAAGAAAACGGTAGAAGATTTGAGCATGATGAAAGGGGATATGACCTTTAAACAGGTTCACTACAAGTATGGCTATGGTCGTGACGTCTTGTCGGATATCAATTTAACCATTCCGCAAGGGTCTAAGATGGCTTTTGTGGGGATTTCGGGGTCAGGAAAGACCACCTTGGCCAAGATGATGGTTAATTTTTACGACCCAAGTCAAGGGGAGATTAGTCTGGGTGGTGTCAATCTCAATCAGATTGATAAAAAAGCCCTGCGCCAGTATATCAACTATCTGCCTCAACAGCCCTATGTCTTTAACGGAACGATTTTGGAGAATCTTCTTTTGGGAGCCAAGGAGGGGACGACTCAAGAGGATATCTTACGGGCAGTCGAATTGGCCGAGATTCGAGAGGATATCGAGCGCATGCCACTGAATTACCAGACAGAATTAACTTCGGATGGGGCTGGAATTTCAGGTGGACAACGTCAGCGAATCGCTCTGGCGCGTGCTCTCTTGACAGATGCGCCTGTCTTGATCTTGGACGAGGCGACCAGCAGTCTGGATATTTTGACAGAGAAGCGGATTGTTGATAATCTCATGGCTTTGGACAAGACCTTGATTTTCATCGCCCACCGCTTGACCATCGCTGAGCGGACAGAGAAGGTTGTTGTTTTGGAACAGGGCAAGATTATCGAAGAAGGAAAGCATGCAGACTTGCTTGCACAGGATGGATTTTACGCCCATTTGGTGAATAGCTAGAAAGAGGAGAGGATGAAACCAGAATTTTTAGAAAGTGCGGAGTTTTATAATCGTCGTTACCATAATTTTTCCAGTCGGGTGATTTTACCTATGTCACTTCTGTTCGTGTTTTTACTAGGATTTTCAGTTTTTGCAGAGAAGGAGATGAGTTTGTCTACCAGAGCAACTGTCGAACCTAGTCGGATTATTGCCAATATCCAGTCGACTAGCAATCAACGCATTGTGGCCAATTATCTGGAAGAAAACAAGTTGGTCAAGCAGGGGGAACTACTCGTTCAGTACCAACAAGGGGCGGAGGCTGTCCAGGTCGAAGCATACGCCAGCCAATTGGAGATGTTAAAGGATCAAAAAAAGCAGTTGGAATATTTGCAATCCAGTTTGAAAGAGGGGAGTGATCAATTTCCAGAAGCAGATAAGTTTGGTTATCAGGAGATGTTTCGAGACTATCTCAGCCAAGCTAGTAGTCTTAGAAGTAATGTTTCTCAGCAAAATGCCAGCATCTCCTCGCAGAATGCGGCAGCAAGTCAGAGCCAGGCCGAGATTGGCAATCTTATCAGTCAAACAGAGGATAAAATCCGAGACTACAAAACAGCTAAGTCAGCAATTGAAAAGGGAGATCAACTGGATAGTCAGAATCCAGCCTACTCTTTTTACCAGACCTATAAAAATCAAGGTGAAGAAGATCCGCAAGCTAAATCGCAAGTTATTGCGCAAGTGGATGCACAAATTGCCCAGCTAGAGTCTAGTCTAGCTACGTATCGTGTACAGTATGCGGGTTCTGGAGCTCAACAGGCCCACGCAACGGGACTGGATAGTCAACTGGAATCACTCAAATCTCAGCACTTAGTCAAAGTCGGTCAGGAATTAACTCTTTTGGATCAGAAAATTTTAGAAGCAGAGTCGGGTAAGAAAGTCCAGGGAGGTCTCCTCGATAAGGGGAAGATTACAGCAAGTGAGGATGGGGTGCTTCACCTTAATCCTGAAACCAGTGATTCTACCATGGTCGCAGAAGGAACCCTGCTAGCCCAACTCTATCCATCCCTGGAAAAAGAAGGGAAAACTAAACTCACAGCCTATCTCAGTTCAAAGGATGTTACTAGAGTCAAGATTGGGGACTCTGTCCGTTATACTACGACTAATGATGCGAAGAATCAAATTTTCCTGGATTCCACGATTACAAGTATTGATGCGACAGCTACAAAGACTGAACAAGGAAATTTCTTTAAAATTGAAGCGGAGACTAATTTAACTTCAGAGCAGGCTGAAAAACTTCGTTATGGTTTAGAAGGCCGCCTACAGATGATTACAGGAAAGAAAAGCTACCTCCGTTATTTTTGGGATCAATTTTTGAATAAAGGGTAATATTCGTGTTTTTCAAAGGATAAATGATTTTAAAACTGTAAGAAGAGTTCATCTTGCAGTTTTTCTTTACGCTTAAAACAGGAAAACGTTATTTATTCGTAAAAACCTTGAATTTTTCATGCTTTTGTGGTAGAATGTGCTCAAGTAAAACGAAAGGCGAACTTTAAAATGTCAAAACAACTGATCTATTCGGGAAAAGCCAAGGATATCTATACAACCGAGGATGAAAATCTCATTATTTCAACTTACAAGGACCAGGCAACTGCCTTCAACGGTGTCAAGAAGGAGCAGATTGCG harbors:
- the comB gene encoding competence pheromone export protein ComB, yielding MKPEFLESAEFYNRRYHNFSSRVILPMSLLFVFLLGFSVFAEKEMSLSTRATVEPSRIIANIQSTSNQRIVANYLEENKLVKQGELLVQYQQGAEAVQVEAYASQLEMLKDQKKQLEYLQSSLKEGSDQFPEADKFGYQEMFRDYLSQASSLRSNVSQQNASISSQNAAASQSQAEIGNLISQTEDKIRDYKTAKSAIEKGDQLDSQNPAYSFYQTYKNQGEEDPQAKSQVIAQVDAQIAQLESSLATYRVQYAGSGAQQAHATGLDSQLESLKSQHLVKVGQELTLLDQKILEAESGKKVQGGLLDKGKITASEDGVLHLNPETSDSTMVAEGTLLAQLYPSLEKEGKTKLTAYLSSKDVTRVKIGDSVRYTTTNDAKNQIFLDSTITSIDATATKTEQGNFFKIEAETNLTSEQAEKLRYGLEGRLQMITGKKSYLRYFWDQFLNKG